The genome window ATCCCTTTTCACTTAACACGTCTTTTAATTTGTGAAAAGAATCCATTAGCATTCCATTTTGATCAAGCAAACTATCCATTTCTGCCCTTAATTTACAAACTTCACCGCCTACTCTGGTAATACTATCAAGAATTTGCTCAATTTGTTTATTTAGACCAGCATTTGCAGTAGCATCATCGGCTAACATACTTGCAGTTTCCAAATCCATCGCATAACCCTCTAGGTTTTCTTCATTGAATTCTTCAAATATGTCTTGAGATGTATTAGACATTTTAATTCCTTCCACTAAACTCCAATGAGCTTTCAGTCCTTATGGCTTGTCGGAAGGTTCGATTATGAAATAAGAGGAAAGAAGGGATGACCTGTCCCTAAAATTGGCACACTTGCGGATTGTATGTTAAAAGGCTGGTGGTTTTAAGCTTTTTATTTTGTTTGAAAGGATAAACTTTAAGTCATGTTAAATATTCTCAAATCACTCTTTGGAACGAAAAACGATCGAGAATTACGTAAAATTGCGCCTATTCTTACAAAAATAAATACGCTCGAAGCAACGTTGCAAGCATTCACTGATGCACAATTAAAAGCCAAAACAGCCGAATTTAAGGAACGCTACCAAAAGGGCGAAACCCTAGATTCCCTTCTTCCAGAAGCATTTGCTGTGGTTCGTGAAGCAAGTAAAAGATCATTAGGAAAAAGACATTTCGATGTCCAATTAATCGGTGGTAGTGTTTTACATCAAGGTAAAATAGCAGAAATGCGTACAGGAGAAGGAAAAACTTTAACTGCAACAGCTCCTGTTTATTTAAATGCGCTTACTGGCAAAGGCGTGCATGTAGTCACAGTTAATGAATATCTCGCCTCGACACAATCTGAAGAAATGGGAAGACTTTACAGTTTTTTGGGATTAACAACTGGTTGCATTTTAAATGGAATGAGTGATCAAGAACGCCAAGAGGCCTATCGTTGTGATGTTACTTACGCCACTAATAATGAGTTAGGTTTCGACTATTTAAGAGACAATATGAAAGTTAGTCTTGAAGATTTTGTGCAAAGAGGCCATCATTTTGCTATCGTTGACGAAGTGGACTCTATTTTAATAGACGAAGCGAGAACTCCATTAATTATCAGTGGTCCATCAGATACAACTTCAGATAAATATATTACTGCTAATAATGCAATCAGAGGCTTACGAAAAGAAATTGATTATACCGTAGATGAAAAATCTAGAGCTTGTGCTTTAACCGAAGCAGGAATTTCAAAAGTAGAAAAACGTTTAAATGTTGAAAATCTTTTTGATCCTGAAAATAATGAACTCGTACATGCCTGTAATAATGCGTTAAGAGCCCATGTATTATTTAGAAAAGATGATCATTATATTGTCCAAAATGGACAGATCATCATAGTTGATGAGTTTACTGGAAGACTCATGCATGGCAGAAGATTTTCTGATGGCCTTCATCAAGCTTTAGAAGGTAAGGAAAATGTTCAAATTCAACCAGAAAACCAAACTCTTGCTCAAGTTACTTTACAAAACTACTTTCGGATGTATGAAAAATTATCTGGGATGACTGGTACTGCAGACACTGAGGCCGTTGAATTTCACAGTATTTATAAACTAAGTGTAGTTGTGATTCCAACTAATAGACCAATGGTAAGAAAAGATCATGATGATGTCTTGTATCTAAAACAAGCGACTAAATTTAATGCTGTGGCTGATGAAATTGAAGCCATTCATAAAAAAGGGCAACCTGTTCTTGTCGGTACAGTGAGTATAGAAAAAAGCGAATTACTTTCAGAATTGTTAAAAAAGAAGAATATACCGCATCAAGTTTTAAATGCGAAACATCATGAACAAGAAGCAAAAATTATTGCTGAAGCAGGACAAAAAGGAAAAGTTACACTTTCAACCAACATGGCAGGAAGAGGTACTGATATTATTTTAGGGTCTGGAGTACCAGAACTTGGTGGACTTTTTGTTATTGGAACAGAAAGACATGAAAGCCGGAGAATAGATAACCAGTTGCGCGGACGTTCAGGGCGCCAAGGGGATCCGGGGGCAAGTAAGTTTTTCTTATCTTGGGAAGATGAACTAATGCGTCGCTTTAATAATAAAGCCAATCAGTTTATTATGGAAAGGTTTGTTGGAGATGAAGCCATTCATGACCCTCGCTTAACAAATGTAATTGGCAAAGTTCAAAAAAGAGTTGAAGGTTTTAACTATGATATCCGTAAACAACTCTTGCAGTATGATGATGTGCTAAATCAACAAAGAAAAGCCATTTATTCTGCCCGTATGAGAATTTTACGCAAAGAAAACGTGAAAGATATTTTAGCTGGCGAGCCTATCCAAAAGTTTGCTCGAACTATTTGTGATGACTTTTCTCCTCCAAGTGGATTACCAGGAGAAATGGTTGCAATTGACTATCGTAATTTAGAAAGAATATTATTTCGCAACTTTAATAAGGCAATCCCTTTTACTCCTGAAGAAAGAGTAAAACCTGAGCTAACTCGCGAAGAATTTTATGAGCTGATTACTAAAAAGCTAGAACAAGAATACAATGACAAAGAAAAACTTTTTGGTGTGGATCAAATGCGCGACATTGAGCGCTGGGTAATGTTACAGACAATTGATTCTTGGTGGAAAGATCATTTATTAAATATCGATCATTTAAAAGATGGCATCGGTTTAAGAGGTTATGCGCAAAAAGATCCATTACAAGAATACAAAAATGAAGCATTTGAATTATTCATCAGATTAATTGCAGCAGTAAAGCAAGATTCTTTGCAAATGATCTATCGCATTCAACCTAACTTAGCTGAAAAATTTATTGCTGAAGCAAAAGCTGAAGCTGAAAGAAAGGCCGAAGCAGAGTTAAAAAATGCGCATGCTGAACATGAAGATCCGGAAGAAGCTTTTGAAAATAAGCTTGAAGAACAAGAAGCTTTAGAACGGAAAAGAGCGATGTATTCTAATCCTTAGAGTACATCTTAAACGGCTTGAGAATGTAATAGTAACTTACTTTTCTATAGAGTTTATTAATTGAGTAAGCTTCTATTGTTTTTTCCTATATATATGGTGAGTTTAGAATTGACTAAGTTTCTATCAAGGTGGCAATGACCATTTAAGGTATTAATAATATTTTCTAAATTGGAAACTATTCTATCATCTTGTCTTCCATTTACAGATTCCTTCGCTACTTGAAAATAATTCTTATTCTCATAATCAAATAAGAAATTAAAAGTGCAATTAGCATAAGAAAATTGGATCTCTAATTCACTTTCATTTTCTTTAAATTCAAACAAAATCCATCTGTACTTGGATGATTCAAAACTTTCAATAGAATAATCTATCAAAGAAATAAAAAGTTGAAAAAACATTGCTGAGTTTGTTTCAATCATCAAATTATCAGTAACATGCGATATAAATTCTAATTGAAACTGTTTTTGTTTTATTTTTTTTCGATATATTTTTTGCAAATATTTAATGACGCTAGATAACGAAACTTGATTTTCAGGAAATTTCGGTTCCGTAGAAATACTTTTAAAATCACATTTTACAGAATCACTATCTGAAAAAAGCGGTGTTAAATTAAGAGCAAGAGATGAATTATAACTTTCATTTGAGTAAATATTGTTCAAAGACTTAACATCACTTCCAATATAAGAATGTATCTTTGAATTATTAAAATTACTTTCTCCGAAACTAAATAAAGCATTACTTTCAATGCTACTTGTTTGATGTTTAATTAAAGTTTCTCTTCCGATTTTTGGAATTTGTAATTTAACAGCTCGTGACTCTTTTGCTAACAGAACTTTTTTTCTTCTTAATTCCATTAAATTCATTACTCGAGAAGCTAAATACTTTAGATATTGAAATTGTCCTTCACTAAAA of Pigmentibacter sp. JX0631 contains these proteins:
- the secA gene encoding preprotein translocase subunit SecA, encoding MLNILKSLFGTKNDRELRKIAPILTKINTLEATLQAFTDAQLKAKTAEFKERYQKGETLDSLLPEAFAVVREASKRSLGKRHFDVQLIGGSVLHQGKIAEMRTGEGKTLTATAPVYLNALTGKGVHVVTVNEYLASTQSEEMGRLYSFLGLTTGCILNGMSDQERQEAYRCDVTYATNNELGFDYLRDNMKVSLEDFVQRGHHFAIVDEVDSILIDEARTPLIISGPSDTTSDKYITANNAIRGLRKEIDYTVDEKSRACALTEAGISKVEKRLNVENLFDPENNELVHACNNALRAHVLFRKDDHYIVQNGQIIIVDEFTGRLMHGRRFSDGLHQALEGKENVQIQPENQTLAQVTLQNYFRMYEKLSGMTGTADTEAVEFHSIYKLSVVVIPTNRPMVRKDHDDVLYLKQATKFNAVADEIEAIHKKGQPVLVGTVSIEKSELLSELLKKKNIPHQVLNAKHHEQEAKIIAEAGQKGKVTLSTNMAGRGTDIILGSGVPELGGLFVIGTERHESRRIDNQLRGRSGRQGDPGASKFFLSWEDELMRRFNNKANQFIMERFVGDEAIHDPRLTNVIGKVQKRVEGFNYDIRKQLLQYDDVLNQQRKAIYSARMRILRKENVKDILAGEPIQKFARTICDDFSPPSGLPGEMVAIDYRNLERILFRNFNKAIPFTPEERVKPELTREEFYELITKKLEQEYNDKEKLFGVDQMRDIERWVMLQTIDSWWKDHLLNIDHLKDGIGLRGYAQKDPLQEYKNEAFELFIRLIAAVKQDSLQMIYRIQPNLAEKFIAEAKAEAERKAEAELKNAHAEHEDPEEAFENKLEEQEALERKRAMYSNP
- a CDS encoding GAF domain-containing protein, which gives rise to MIHGKKKSFCNNSLSLLQERERVESLKSYFILDSLTDSNFDEIAYLAAKSFKCPYAMINFIDKDRIWSKSVVGNFPVEYEKSFSFCQYAIYSEDYFVIHNTLIDKRVALSPYVVQNPFIRFYAAVPLFSYDGHCVGTLAIFDTKENDFSEGQFQYLKYLASRVMNLMELRRKKVLLAKESRAVKLQIPKIGRETLIKHQTSSIESNALFSFGESNFNNSKIHSYIGSDVKSLNNIYSNESYNSSLALNLTPLFSDSDSVKCDFKSISTEPKFPENQVSLSSVIKYLQKIYRKKIKQKQFQLEFISHVTDNLMIETNSAMFFQLFISLIDYSIESFESSKYRWILFEFKENESELEIQFSYANCTFNFLFDYENKNYFQVAKESVNGRQDDRIVSNLENIINTLNGHCHLDRNLVNSKLTIYIGKNNRSLLN